A stretch of the Candidatus Hydrogenedens sp. genome encodes the following:
- a CDS encoding TIM barrel protein gives MPLRFSTTLNIFDSVYDGYCKEGYREPIKFTEALMVISKIKKISAVELRHSDITSDLTVKTVKRMLKDYDLFCSAVSVDYSESKKYALGALGHQHPKMRSSAIDEGRKAVDIARGLGTTEVVLRLYTDGSDYPFHVDYLNQWNTIISSVKTVAKYASPDINVSVLYKPREPRKFITVSSGGRALAMCQEIAMKNIGVAISFSNSLMAGEIPAETIAQVARAGKLFQMYLNDTCLPSDDLLVPGGYHLWELLETLFYLKTAKYKGYYNLDLRSPRMEPIYALQIAIGNIEIMDKKLEKLDITELRKAQRTLDAIESQKIIRRVMFI, from the coding sequence ATGCCACTTAGATTTTCAACCACACTTAATATTTTTGACTCGGTATACGATGGCTACTGTAAAGAGGGGTATCGTGAGCCAATAAAATTTACAGAAGCGTTGATGGTAATATCGAAGATTAAAAAAATATCTGCTGTTGAGCTTCGTCATTCGGATATTACAAGTGACCTAACTGTAAAAACAGTAAAGAGGATGTTGAAAGATTATGATTTATTTTGTTCCGCAGTTTCGGTAGATTATTCAGAGAGTAAAAAATATGCTTTGGGGGCATTGGGTCATCAACATCCAAAAATGAGAAGTTCTGCAATTGATGAAGGACGTAAGGCAGTGGATATTGCCAGAGGATTAGGCACAACAGAGGTAGTACTTCGGCTATATACCGATGGGTCAGATTACCCGTTTCATGTAGATTATTTAAACCAATGGAATACCATTATCTCCTCTGTGAAAACAGTCGCTAAATATGCTTCGCCAGATATAAATGTATCAGTCTTATATAAGCCACGTGAGCCACGAAAATTTATAACTGTTTCTTCTGGGGGACGAGCCTTAGCAATGTGTCAGGAGATTGCAATGAAAAATATTGGAGTTGCAATTAGTTTTTCTAATTCGTTAATGGCTGGTGAAATACCTGCGGAAACCATTGCTCAGGTGGCAAGGGCAGGAAAACTGTTTCAAATGTATTTGAATGATACGTGCTTACCATCGGATGATTTGCTTGTTCCTGGTGGTTATCATTTATGGGAACTCCTTGAAACATTGTTTTATTTAAAGACTGCAAAGTATAAGGGATATTACAACCTCGATTTGCGTTCCCCACGAATGGAGCCGATATACGCTCTGCAAATAGCCATAGGGAATATAGAAATTATGGATAAGAAATTGGAAAAATTAGATATAACTGAATTAAGAAAAGCCCAAAGGACATTAGACGCAATAGAAAGCCAGAAAATAATCCGTCGCGTCATGTTTATCTAA
- a CDS encoding pentapeptide repeat-containing protein, translated as MANFAHVEIVKQGIESLARWRASNPQTTLDLTGVSLSNFNLAGFDLTKADLMDADLRGVNLKGACLMGSRLIRANLEKANLEGANLIGADLTDADLSEANLERAILRNANLSDANMKKTRLSNADLMNAVLFRCKLSDGILREANLKDADFSAGRLRGADLREVNGTNVKFCGADLTGANLKQACLIRADFRRARLVMANLSAANLHEACLIEADLSGANLSTAILKHVYSSEASYSGAKMLKTDLSGANLEKANLVGVNLSDSKLDGANLRGAQISFVQKLKLWTFFFLEK; from the coding sequence ATGGCAAATTTTGCACATGTTGAAATAGTAAAACAAGGAATTGAATCACTTGCCCGTTGGCGTGCGTCAAACCCCCAAACAACGCTTGATTTAACAGGGGTGAGCCTATCTAATTTTAATTTGGCTGGCTTTGATTTAACGAAAGCCGATTTAATGGATGCAGACTTAAGAGGGGTGAATCTTAAAGGTGCCTGTCTTATGGGGTCAAGACTCATCCGTGCCAATTTAGAGAAAGCCAATTTGGAAGGGGCAAATTTAATAGGTGCAGACTTAACAGATGCAGATTTGAGTGAAGCAAATTTAGAGCGTGCAATACTTCGAAATGCAAATTTATCCGATGCAAACATGAAAAAGACACGTCTTTCCAACGCCGACTTAATGAATGCAGTTTTATTTAGATGTAAGTTATCCGATGGTATTTTGAGAGAGGCAAACTTAAAAGATGCGGACTTTAGTGCAGGAAGATTACGAGGAGCAGACCTTCGCGAAGTCAATGGGACAAACGTTAAATTTTGCGGGGCTGATTTAACAGGTGCAAACTTGAAACAGGCTTGTCTAATCCGTGCTGATTTCCGACGTGCTCGTTTAGTAATGGCAAATCTTTCCGCTGCCAATCTTCACGAAGCTTGTTTAATCGAGGCAGACCTATCTGGAGCTAATCTCAGTACAGCCATCTTAAAACATGTATACTCCAGCGAGGCAAGTTATAGTGGTGCAAAAATGCTGAAAACAGACCTCTCAGGGGCAAACCTTGAAAAAGCAAATCTTGTCGGTGTCAATCTTTCTGATTCAAAATTAGATGGGGCAAATTTAAGGGGAGCACAAATATCGTTCGTCCAAAAACTTAAATTGTGGACGTTTTTCTTCCTCGAGAAATGA
- the menB gene encoding 1,4-dihydroxy-2-naphthoyl-CoA synthase, protein MIKEALVWKEVKKYNEILYHKAEGIAKITINRPHRRNAFTPVTLDEISDALADARFDSQVGVVVLTGAGEKAFCSGGDQKYRGEAGYVDPRTGHHRLNVLDLYRQIRTCPKPVIAMVAGYAIGGGNILAMVCDLTISADNAIFGQTGPKVGSFDAGYGSAHLARIVGQKKAREIWFLCKQYNAQEALDMGLVNIVVPLEDLELTTVAWCRQILKMSPIALRCIKAGMNADEDGQAGLTELAGNATMLFYMTEEGQEGRNAFLEKRDPNFSKFPRKP, encoded by the coding sequence ATGATTAAAGAAGCACTTGTTTGGAAGGAAGTTAAGAAATATAATGAGATTTTATATCATAAGGCGGAAGGAATAGCAAAGATAACTATCAATCGTCCTCATCGACGCAATGCCTTTACACCCGTTACGTTAGATGAGATAAGCGATGCCCTTGCAGATGCACGGTTTGATTCACAGGTAGGCGTGGTTGTTCTTACCGGAGCAGGAGAGAAGGCATTTTGTTCGGGTGGTGACCAGAAGTATCGTGGGGAAGCAGGCTATGTAGACCCTCGGACAGGACATCACCGATTAAATGTGTTAGATTTGTATCGTCAGATACGAACATGCCCGAAGCCAGTTATTGCAATGGTGGCGGGATATGCTATTGGCGGAGGGAATATTTTAGCAATGGTGTGTGATTTAACTATCTCAGCGGATAATGCCATTTTTGGGCAGACAGGTCCAAAGGTAGGTTCTTTTGATGCTGGATATGGTTCAGCACATCTGGCACGTATTGTTGGACAAAAGAAGGCAAGGGAAATATGGTTTTTATGCAAACAGTATAATGCTCAAGAAGCATTGGACATGGGATTAGTAAATATTGTTGTCCCGTTGGAGGATTTAGAATTAACCACAGTGGCATGGTGCAGGCAGATATTGAAGATGTCGCCTATTGCACTACGTTGTATTAAAGCGGGAATGAATGCAGATGAAGATGGTCAAGCAGGCTTAACCGAGTTAGCTGGGAATGCCACAATGCTATTCTACATGACCGAAGAAGGACAAGAAGGGCGGAATGCCTTTCTGGAAAAACGTGACCCAAACTTTTCAAAGTTTCCCCGTAAACCGTAG
- a CDS encoding trypsin-like peptidase domain-containing protein: MLFALMSIVTIQYVILAEDNLPTGYLQLKEMQNEYQILQEWEEKPLSYPEHLINGVLCEETRTGKVLELYFKNGNRLSERELNQLGIQKKTGQSIGDVSVFSEPARSVVKETKKISGTESIQKLIKELPFSPPTVTLPPLQTQKLLEEEKKSITSTEKGVFRIGIIQELSQPIEVYGQKSSTGLWQVLSDASSLWAVDIQFPNSIGIRVKIDPLFENTDSDANAFFWVLNPDKNADEFWGPFSPKDIKNMGGWLPTCFSEHVYVLCHVSQNQPADAIGFLIKEVIGIYKDPISLLTKAGSCNLDVTCYPEWAETSRGILGLGIVGSPYALFCTATLLNDHDSCTQIPYVLTANHCVSSQTGTRGADTLEFYWFYQTSTCNGTPPSLSTVPRTTGGADYLVGSGGSAYYGLGNDFTLLKMRNEPPENATYVGWTTSAIAIGTPVTDIHHPSGSYKRISFGHKTNTDNPYSSLYHEVTWDEGTTEPGSSGSPLMLTGTQQIIGQLWGGGASCDTPEEPDYFGRFNITYNLAQSYLEQPKVQFYQETLLIEEQNTTQQITILLSAPARSSGGEVEIGITSENATEGIDFDLNTHFISFLPNTTQMTLTLTFYDNTHIDGDKIVVLSLKNPQCLRLDTTKINYEITILDNDPDSDGDGLSDYDETNGVYGFPSDPNRVDTDNDGLTDVEEVRGIYGYVSNPNLRDTDGDRVNDWLEARFGTDPTNPYDAPPLPSLPIPWFK, translated from the coding sequence GTGTTATTTGCTCTCATGTCTATAGTCACTATCCAATATGTAATATTAGCAGAAGATAATCTTCCCACAGGTTACCTACAATTAAAAGAAATGCAAAATGAATATCAAATATTGCAGGAATGGGAAGAAAAGCCGTTATCTTATCCGGAACATCTTATAAACGGCGTTCTTTGTGAAGAGACACGTACGGGAAAAGTTTTAGAACTCTATTTTAAGAATGGGAATAGATTATCGGAAAGGGAACTAAATCAATTAGGGATTCAGAAAAAAACTGGGCAGTCAATTGGTGACGTCTCTGTATTTTCCGAGCCTGCCCGTTCTGTGGTAAAAGAGACAAAAAAAATATCGGGAACAGAGAGCATACAGAAATTAATAAAGGAACTACCATTTTCTCCTCCAACAGTTACTTTGCCTCCTTTACAAACGCAAAAATTGCTCGAAGAAGAAAAGAAATCGATAACAAGCACTGAAAAAGGGGTATTCCGCATTGGTATTATTCAAGAGTTATCACAACCTATCGAGGTATATGGTCAGAAAAGTTCCACCGGTCTCTGGCAGGTATTATCTGACGCTTCGTCTCTCTGGGCAGTTGATATCCAATTCCCTAATAGTATTGGCATCCGTGTAAAAATAGACCCTTTATTTGAAAACACCGATTCTGATGCGAACGCTTTTTTTTGGGTACTAAATCCCGATAAAAATGCGGACGAATTCTGGGGACCTTTTAGCCCCAAAGACATAAAAAATATGGGGGGATGGTTACCTACATGCTTCTCCGAACATGTTTATGTCTTATGTCATGTTTCACAAAATCAACCCGCAGATGCTATAGGCTTTCTCATTAAAGAAGTTATTGGTATATATAAAGACCCTATTTCATTGTTAACTAAAGCAGGTAGTTGTAACTTGGATGTTACATGTTATCCCGAATGGGCAGAGACAAGTAGAGGTATCTTAGGTCTCGGCATTGTTGGTTCTCCGTATGCTTTGTTTTGTACAGCGACACTTCTCAATGACCATGATTCATGTACCCAAATACCATACGTGCTAACTGCAAACCATTGTGTCAGTTCTCAAACGGGTACTCGAGGAGCAGATACACTGGAATTCTACTGGTTCTACCAAACCTCAACATGTAATGGAACTCCACCATCACTATCAACAGTTCCACGAACTACTGGAGGGGCTGATTATCTTGTCGGTTCAGGAGGGAGTGCTTATTACGGGCTTGGAAATGACTTTACGCTTCTAAAAATGAGGAACGAACCACCAGAAAATGCTACTTATGTTGGCTGGACTACTTCTGCTATCGCCATAGGAACACCAGTAACAGATATTCACCATCCCTCTGGAAGCTACAAGCGAATTAGTTTCGGGCATAAAACGAACACTGATAACCCATACTCCTCACTTTACCATGAAGTTACATGGGATGAGGGGACTACGGAACCTGGCTCTTCTGGTAGTCCATTAATGCTTACAGGAACGCAACAAATCATTGGTCAGTTATGGGGAGGTGGTGCGTCGTGTGACACACCAGAAGAACCTGATTATTTCGGGCGGTTTAATATTACGTATAATCTTGCTCAATCATATTTAGAACAACCAAAGGTTCAATTTTATCAGGAAACATTATTAATCGAAGAACAGAATACAACACAACAAATTACCATTTTACTCAGTGCACCTGCCCGTTCATCTGGTGGTGAAGTAGAAATAGGCATAACATCTGAAAATGCAACAGAAGGCATTGACTTTGACTTAAACACACATTTCATTTCCTTCCTACCTAATACAACACAAATGACATTAACACTTACCTTCTATGATAATACCCATATAGATGGGGACAAGATAGTTGTTTTAAGTTTAAAAAATCCGCAATGTTTAAGATTGGACACAACAAAAATCAATTACGAAATTACCATTTTAGATAACGACCCAGACAGTGATGGCGATGGATTATCTGATTACGATGAAACTAATGGGGTTTACGGATTTCCCTCCGACCCGAATAGAGTTGATACAGATAATGATGGGCTTACAGATGTTGAAGAGGTTCGAGGCATATATGGTTATGTTTCCAATCCAAACCTTCGCGATACTGACGGAGACCGTGTAAATGATTGGTTAGAAGCTCGTTTTGGAACCGACCCGACGAATCCTTACGATGCACCACCTCTACCTTCGTTGCCTATTCCATGGTTCAAGTAG
- a CDS encoding trypsin-like peptidase domain-containing protein encodes MHFSSNPLYFNLKLVLICITVSFLIFNSDMFAVEEPFSDTYQNWLNNAGYPEDEYQIEYQWVERTYRGNVYGFLLRYVPEQHFREIYFDEQGVELSLSDLQELNIQLKDWTPQRVEIPTETRTDKSGKSFDIHKASSVQSDTLPRKSSKTFILPPFIRGVHDSDADATSQKGVLKIGSIIDLDEPISLFNEESNISIDKQEDTLYSIQFINFFAEDALGIRLHIVLSENIPPSHYLYISNTLDSSELNAIEIHNKEMWTPTIFSDEITFYYVMPRSSSYPPVPVIIDSYAYLYKDPIGELAKLGNCYEDVTCYDSWTTISKGIVGLSTVSRPNVIYCTGSLLNDGNPRHLSQLILTAFHCVGDQEDADGLEFYWFYQSQTCNASPPLITTVPKTKGGADFLTGSNTMYGTDMTLLRMRNVPPDNVVELGFTNFPVSINTAVVAIHHPHGSYKRISFGTTIDTGSPNNRGAHLRSLNKFHEVVYNLSSTESGSSGCPLFLEDTQLIIGQLWGGEASCNEIDEPDYYGRMDVSYPLIKPYLYIAPDEYDVDKSGVIDTNDLLFIVDAVLGVNSRVQTDLTRDSKTDACDIQMVFNQINSK; translated from the coding sequence ATGCATTTCAGTAGTAATCCATTATATTTTAATTTAAAATTAGTACTCATTTGCATAACAGTCTCCTTTCTTATTTTCAACAGTGATATGTTTGCAGTTGAGGAGCCATTTAGTGATACTTACCAGAATTGGTTAAATAATGCAGGCTATCCCGAAGATGAATATCAGATTGAGTATCAGTGGGTCGAACGCACATACAGAGGCAATGTTTATGGATTTTTACTGAGATATGTACCAGAGCAACATTTTAGGGAAATTTATTTTGACGAACAAGGAGTTGAGCTTTCTTTATCTGATTTGCAGGAACTAAACATTCAATTAAAGGATTGGACTCCCCAACGTGTTGAAATCCCTACTGAGACCAGAACGGACAAATCGGGAAAATCGTTCGATATTCATAAAGCCTCATCAGTTCAAAGTGATACCCTTCCCAGAAAATCTTCAAAAACTTTTATTTTACCTCCATTTATTAGAGGTGTTCACGATTCAGATGCAGACGCAACATCTCAAAAAGGAGTTTTAAAAATTGGAAGTATTATTGACCTCGATGAACCTATATCACTTTTCAATGAAGAATCCAACATCTCAATAGATAAACAAGAAGACACTCTATATTCAATTCAGTTCATCAACTTTTTTGCAGAGGATGCTCTTGGGATTAGACTTCACATTGTACTTTCAGAAAATATACCACCATCTCATTATTTGTATATAAGTAATACTCTGGATTCATCGGAACTCAATGCTATCGAAATTCACAACAAAGAAATGTGGACACCAACTATTTTTTCAGATGAAATAACATTTTATTATGTCATGCCACGCTCATCTTCATATCCACCCGTGCCTGTTATTATTGATAGTTATGCATATCTATATAAAGACCCTATTGGAGAACTTGCCAAATTGGGAAATTGCTATGAAGATGTTACATGCTATGATTCATGGACTACCATAAGCAAAGGTATTGTTGGTTTATCTACCGTATCAAGACCAAATGTTATTTACTGTACTGGTAGTCTATTAAATGATGGAAATCCGAGACATTTATCACAACTTATTTTGACTGCTTTTCATTGTGTAGGAGACCAGGAGGATGCCGATGGATTAGAATTTTACTGGTTTTATCAATCTCAAACTTGTAATGCATCACCTCCACTAATAACTACAGTACCCAAAACAAAAGGTGGTGCGGATTTCCTGACAGGTTCAAATACAATGTATGGAACCGACATGACGTTACTCAGGATGAGAAATGTCCCACCAGATAATGTTGTAGAACTGGGGTTCACTAATTTTCCAGTATCCATTAATACAGCGGTAGTGGCAATCCATCATCCCCATGGATCTTATAAAAGAATTTCTTTTGGAACAACAATAGATACAGGGAGTCCAAATAATAGAGGAGCACATTTGCGATCGCTAAATAAATTCCATGAGGTTGTATACAATTTAAGTAGTACCGAATCGGGCTCATCAGGATGTCCATTATTTTTAGAAGACACTCAACTTATAATAGGCCAATTATGGGGTGGGGAAGCCAGTTGCAATGAAATAGATGAGCCAGATTACTATGGCAGGATGGATGTAAGTTATCCACTCATTAAACCTTATTTGTATATTGCTCCTGATGAATATGACGTGGATAAATCTGGCGTGATTGATACAAACGACTTATTATTTATTGTGGATGCAGTATTAGGTGTAAACTCAAGGGTTCAAACCGATTTGACACGAGACAGTAAAACGGATGCTTGTGATATTCAAATGGTATTCAATCAAATAAATAGCAAATAA